Proteins encoded together in one bacterium window:
- the ftsA gene encoding cell division protein FtsA translates to MSKSVIGRYVTAIDIGTTKICVLIADTNGREGLEIVGVGQHPSHGLKKGVVVNVSKTAESIRAAVEQAQSMAGVTVEHATVGISGGHIKSYNSTGVVAIKGRDVSQYDINRVIDAAKAIPLSQEQEILHILPQYFRVDGQEYVIDSLGMYGVRLEAQVHIITGAVASAQNIIKSCELANISVTDIVLEQLASAEAVLTPSEREVGAAIIDIGGGTSDFAIYKDGRIRHSKVLPIAGTHFTNDIAIGLGVPLQEAEMLKRRFGILGPDNQELKGLVDIDLGYEGGKKAVDLRLSGEILRSRAEEIFELFADEILEYRLSRFMPSGLVLTGGGSLLAGIKNIAQDIIKGPVRIGYPLAHDGFQGDLPDVLKSPIYATAYGLLLYATGEHSAGMMHNIKEAPLLKVFRRMKSWIYDFL, encoded by the coding sequence ATGAGCAAGAGTGTTATTGGTCGCTATGTGACTGCTATCGATATCGGAACGACAAAAATTTGTGTGTTGATTGCTGACACTAATGGCCGAGAAGGACTTGAAATTGTTGGCGTGGGGCAACATCCTTCGCATGGCTTAAAAAAAGGTGTGGTGGTTAATGTTAGCAAAACTGCTGAATCAATTAGAGCTGCGGTGGAACAAGCACAAAGTATGGCTGGTGTAACGGTAGAACATGCGACGGTTGGGATTTCGGGTGGGCATATTAAATCGTATAATTCAACGGGCGTGGTGGCCATTAAAGGTCGCGATGTTTCGCAATATGATATCAATCGTGTTATTGATGCGGCAAAAGCAATTCCTTTGTCGCAAGAGCAAGAAATTTTACACATTCTGCCGCAATATTTTCGCGTTGATGGGCAAGAATATGTTATCGATTCGTTGGGAATGTATGGCGTGCGATTGGAAGCACAGGTGCATATTATCACGGGTGCTGTAGCATCAGCGCAAAATATTATTAAGTCTTGCGAGTTAGCAAATATTTCAGTGACAGACATTGTGCTCGAGCAGCTTGCTTCTGCCGAAGCAGTGCTGACGCCAAGCGAACGAGAAGTTGGTGCTGCTATTATTGATATTGGTGGGGGCACTTCTGATTTTGCTATTTATAAAGATGGTCGCATTCGCCATTCTAAAGTACTGCCAATTGCTGGTACGCATTTTACCAACGACATTGCCATTGGGCTTGGGGTTCCCTTGCAAGAAGCAGAAATGTTAAAGCGCCGTTTTGGTATTTTAGGGCCAGATAATCAAGAGCTCAAAGGCTTGGTTGATATAGATCTTGGTTATGAAGGCGGCAAGAAAGCTGTTGATTTACGCTTGAGTGGTGAAATTTTACGCTCTCGCGCTGAGGAAATTTTTGAGCTTTTTGCTGATGAAATTCTTGAATATCGTTTGAGTAGATTTATGCCTTCTGGCTTGGTGTTAACGGGTGGAGGTAGTTTATTGGCGGGCATTAAAAATATTGCACAAGATATTATCAAAGGACCGGTGCGCATTGGTTATCCGTTGGCGCATGATGGCTTTCAGGGAGATCTGCCAGATGTTTTGAAAAGTCCAATTTATGCAACAGCATATGGATTGTTGTTGTATGCAACGGGCGAGCATAGTGCTGGGATGATGCATAACATTAAAGAAGCGCCTTTGTTAAAAGTTTTTCGAAGAATGAAATCTTGGATTTACGATTTTTTATGA
- a CDS encoding FkbM family methyltransferase, translating into MYPNARIVGFEPSQKNFSFLEKNINNNHLTKVSVFNKALAAREDQEIKLYFPGTTHGTVIGASEASSDYEVAKTVSLSNYINHTVDLLKMDIEGAEYEVFQDLFDNDKLKFVEKIIMEYHVPQHRLAKLLSIFDQSGFHYEIKNDFIYAYKK; encoded by the coding sequence ATGTATCCAAATGCCCGGATTGTTGGCTTTGAACCAAGCCAAAAGAATTTTTCTTTTTTAGAAAAAAATATCAACAATAATCATTTAACGAAAGTAAGTGTTTTTAATAAAGCGCTTGCTGCTCGTGAAGATCAAGAAATCAAATTGTACTTCCCAGGGACGACGCATGGCACCGTGATTGGTGCGTCTGAAGCCTCTTCAGATTATGAAGTTGCAAAAACTGTTTCGTTATCTAATTATATTAACCACACCGTTGATTTATTAAAAATGGATATCGAAGGTGCCGAGTACGAAGTCTTTCAAGATCTTTTTGATAATGACAAATTAAAATTCGTAGAAAAGATTATCATGGAATATCATGTTCCGCAGCATCGTTTAGCAAAGTTGTTGAGCATTTTTGATCAATCGGGATTTCACTACGAAATAAAAAACGATTTTATTTACGCGTACAAAAAATAG
- a CDS encoding ATP-binding protein, with protein MLQRKHYFQKIDQHFRVHSVCALLGPRQVGKTTLARMYVQEQRGGNARFFDLEKALDLARLDNPMLALSADPDKLIVIDEIQMRPDLFPVLRVLVDDPAHKRNILILGSASRDLIRQSSETLAGRIGYIELPPFSLQEAGDMHRLWLRGGFPISYLAANESDSFLWRESYITTFLERDIPSLGFNIPPQQLRRFWLMLAHYHGQTFNASEIAKSLGVSDHTSRRYLDILAGTFMVGQLLPWFENIQKRQVKSPKIYFRDSGILHTLLNIYQASQLETYPKLGAFWEGFALEEIIKAYELNSEECFFWATQADAELDLLVFKKGKRLGFEFKYTDVPKVTKSMRIAMQDLQLDHLYVIYPHNDTFPLDEKITAQGLEVTVANAGRL; from the coding sequence ATGTTGCAAAGAAAGCATTATTTCCAAAAAATTGACCAGCATTTTCGTGTGCACTCGGTCTGCGCCCTCTTGGGCCCGCGGCAAGTTGGCAAGACCACCCTTGCTCGAATGTATGTTCAAGAACAACGCGGCGGCAATGCCCGCTTTTTTGATTTGGAAAAAGCGCTGGACCTTGCACGTTTAGACAATCCGATGCTGGCACTTTCGGCAGATCCGGACAAACTTATTGTCATTGATGAAATTCAAATGAGGCCTGATCTGTTTCCGGTTCTCCGTGTTTTGGTTGATGATCCTGCGCATAAAAGAAATATTCTCATTCTTGGCAGCGCTTCGCGTGATTTAATTCGTCAATCATCTGAAACATTGGCGGGACGGATTGGGTATATTGAATTGCCACCATTTTCATTGCAAGAAGCGGGCGATATGCATCGTCTTTGGTTGCGCGGTGGCTTTCCGATTTCTTATTTAGCGGCCAATGAATCAGATAGTTTTTTGTGGCGAGAAAGTTATATTACTACTTTTTTAGAGCGCGATATTCCGAGTTTAGGTTTCAATATTCCGCCACAACAGTTACGCCGTTTTTGGTTGATGCTGGCGCACTATCATGGCCAAACGTTTAATGCAAGTGAGATTGCAAAATCATTGGGTGTTTCCGATCACACGAGTCGTCGCTATCTTGATATTCTTGCCGGTACTTTTATGGTGGGCCAACTGTTGCCATGGTTTGAAAATATACAAAAAAGACAGGTAAAGTCGCCAAAAATTTATTTTCGCGATAGTGGCATTTTGCACACGCTGCTGAATATTTACCAAGCATCGCAGCTTGAAACGTATCCAAAGCTGGGTGCTTTTTGGGAAGGCTTTGCGTTGGAAGAAATTATTAAAGCGTATGAATTAAATTCAGAAGAATGTTTCTTTTGGGCAACCCAAGCTGATGCAGAATTGGATTTGCTTGTCTTCAAAAAAGGCAAGCGGTTGGGTTTTGAATTTAAATATACCGATGTGCCAAAAGTTACCAAATCGATGCGTATTGCCATGCAGGATCTTCAGCTCGACCATCTTTACGTAATTTATCCACACAACGATACCTTTCCGCTTGATGAAAAAATTACCGCGCAAGGACTTGAAGTTACTGTCGCAAATGCGGGGCGCTTGTAA
- the ftsZ gene encoding cell division protein FtsZ, translating into MIDISLEEEVKVHGGVNLKILGIGGAGGNAVNSMIKSNEFDAVQFLVANTDAQALAQSPARVKIQLGTKITKGLGAGSNPDIGRRSAEEDVENVINQIKDADIIFLTAGLGGGTGSGSIPVIAGIAKELGILTVAIVTKPFIFEGKRRARIADEAAETLRKVVDTIIVVPNQRLLEVVDEKISMLDAFALSNDILKQAIKGISDIITKSGHINVDFADVRAIMKDMGMALMGTGRATGVNRAKEAAAKAISSPLLENVSIKGARGVLINITGNVDLGLYEINEAASLVYDLVSEDANIILGSVIDQNMGDEIMVTVIATGFETKQEQAVIKEAPAQRMSDNRFVEQRFAHESGAVSGSYEKTYAVSQSTPARVVTPSRTDESCDLQDLDTPTYLRRKAVMQQEQDHHFHGVPAAAPRNDAYEQRQQNATEWHDEELPPTL; encoded by the coding sequence ATGATAGATATTTCTTTAGAAGAAGAAGTTAAGGTTCACGGCGGCGTGAATCTTAAAATCTTAGGAATCGGGGGAGCTGGGGGTAATGCGGTTAATAGTATGATCAAGAGTAATGAATTTGATGCGGTGCAATTTTTGGTGGCAAACACCGATGCGCAAGCCTTGGCGCAGTCGCCAGCGCGCGTTAAAATTCAGCTAGGTACCAAGATTACCAAAGGACTTGGGGCTGGTTCCAATCCGGACATTGGACGGCGATCTGCAGAAGAAGATGTTGAAAATGTTATTAATCAAATAAAAGATGCTGATATTATATTTTTGACAGCAGGCCTTGGTGGTGGTACTGGGTCAGGTTCTATTCCGGTTATTGCTGGCATTGCCAAAGAACTGGGCATTTTAACAGTAGCAATTGTGACCAAGCCGTTTATTTTTGAAGGTAAGCGTCGTGCGCGGATTGCGGATGAAGCTGCAGAAACATTACGCAAGGTGGTTGATACCATCATTGTGGTTCCGAATCAACGATTACTTGAAGTAGTTGATGAGAAAATTTCTATGTTGGATGCGTTTGCGCTTTCTAATGATATTTTAAAACAAGCAATTAAAGGTATTTCAGATATCATTACCAAGTCGGGCCACATTAACGTAGATTTTGCCGATGTCCGTGCGATTATGAAAGATATGGGCATGGCTCTCATGGGCACGGGACGTGCTACTGGTGTGAACCGTGCTAAAGAAGCAGCGGCAAAAGCTATTAGTTCTCCATTGCTAGAAAACGTGAGTATCAAAGGTGCTCGTGGCGTGCTGATAAATATTACCGGGAATGTTGATCTTGGTTTGTATGAAATTAATGAAGCAGCGTCGTTGGTATATGATTTGGTGAGCGAAGATGCTAACATTATTCTTGGTTCAGTTATTGACCAAAATATGGGCGACGAAATCATGGTTACGGTTATTGCAACTGGCTTTGAAACTAAACAAGAACAAGCAGTTATAAAAGAAGCGCCAGCGCAGAGGATGTCAGACAATAGATTTGTTGAGCAACGTTTTGCTCATGAGTCTGGTGCGGTTAGTGGTAGTTATGAAAAAACTTATGCTGTCTCGCAATCAACGCCGGCCCGTGTTGTAACACCAAGCAGAACCGATGAGTCATGCGATTTACAAGATCTTGATACACCAACTTATTTACGTCGCAAGGCTGTTATGCAACAAGAGCAAGACCATCATTTTCACGGAGTACCAGCTGCAGCACCGCGCAACGATGCGTATGAGCAGCGGCAGCAAAATGCTACTGAGTGGCATGATGAAGAGTTGCCCCCAACATTGTAA
- a CDS encoding SDR family NAD(P)-dependent oxidoreductase, producing the protein MKRNYFYVILLCLSFQPCTQATVQPIKRAIVVGASSGMGRAVAKLLAADGYVVGLAARRLALLQELQQEIATPTFVKQLDAAQSSDASQKLEALIAEMGGLDLLVISVSGFRNVDWSDRSVEADKAVLDIDVLGFHALARTGLNFFEKQGHGHLVGFSSVDGLRGIAGAPVYSAAKSFASRLMEAERNRYQQKKSPIFVTDLVPGWVNSANEPDFAKDYPKAYWIDSLDDAAHDIMEAIKNKVAVAYITKRWAQVADVIKIMPDELYNALGGL; encoded by the coding sequence ATGAAACGTAATTATTTTTATGTAATACTTTTGTGCTTATCATTTCAACCGTGCACACAAGCAACGGTCCAACCAATAAAACGCGCTATTGTTGTTGGTGCTTCGTCCGGCATGGGCAGAGCCGTTGCAAAGCTTTTAGCCGCCGATGGGTATGTTGTTGGCTTAGCCGCACGCCGACTCGCGTTGTTGCAAGAGTTACAGCAAGAAATCGCAACACCTACTTTTGTCAAACAACTTGATGCAGCACAATCATCAGATGCTAGTCAAAAATTGGAAGCGCTTATTGCCGAAATGGGCGGACTTGATTTGCTGGTCATTAGTGTCTCAGGTTTTAGAAATGTTGATTGGAGCGACCGAAGCGTTGAAGCAGACAAAGCAGTTCTTGATATTGATGTTCTCGGCTTTCATGCTTTGGCACGCACCGGTCTTAATTTTTTTGAAAAACAGGGTCACGGCCATTTAGTTGGTTTTTCTTCAGTAGATGGCCTGCGCGGTATTGCTGGAGCACCCGTCTACTCTGCCGCCAAATCATTTGCATCACGCTTGATGGAGGCAGAACGCAATCGTTATCAGCAAAAAAAATCGCCTATTTTTGTTACTGACTTAGTACCAGGATGGGTAAACAGTGCCAACGAACCTGACTTTGCTAAAGATTACCCAAAGGCTTACTGGATCGATTCGCTTGATGATGCCGCTCACGATATCATGGAAGCCATCAAAAATAAAGTTGCTGTGGCATACATTACCAAACGCTGGGCACAGGTTGCCGATGTGATTAAAATTATGCCTGATGAACTTTATAATGCGCTCGGTGGGCTATAA
- a CDS encoding restriction endonuclease: MNKSINIIKSSGDRVLFSEEKYRESLRRAGATPELIDKVYVEILPSLHDGMTTHELYQRTHQLLGKKRQRAVAGRYHFRQAIMALGPSGYPFEHYVAELLKRQGYEVVLDQEVMGKCVSHEVDIIAIKGDERFIIECKFHQAPGALCSIQTALYVKARYEDILARNHSQGFSSTWLVTNARISSVAIQYGECVGMKLLAWSYPENNGLEKMVDEQGLHPITCLSSLPNSALIALLHEGIVLCVDVHNHKDVLRRAHVSEERIGDILQECDEICHLKR, from the coding sequence ATGAACAAATCGATTAACATTATCAAATCATCCGGCGATCGCGTGTTATTTTCTGAAGAAAAATATCGCGAATCGTTACGCCGTGCTGGTGCCACGCCTGAACTGATTGATAAAGTGTATGTGGAAATTTTGCCGTCGCTCCATGATGGTATGACCACGCATGAGCTTTATCAACGCACGCACCAACTTTTGGGAAAAAAACGGCAACGTGCCGTGGCGGGGCGATATCATTTTAGACAAGCAATTATGGCCCTTGGGCCAAGTGGCTACCCTTTCGAACATTATGTTGCTGAGCTTTTGAAGCGGCAAGGTTATGAGGTGGTGCTTGATCAAGAAGTTATGGGTAAATGCGTTTCGCACGAAGTTGATATTATTGCCATCAAAGGAGATGAGCGATTTATTATTGAGTGCAAATTCCACCAAGCGCCAGGCGCGTTGTGTTCAATTCAAACGGCATTGTACGTAAAAGCACGCTATGAAGATATTTTGGCGCGCAATCATTCACAAGGTTTTAGTAGCACGTGGCTCGTGACGAATGCACGAATAAGTTCTGTAGCCATTCAGTATGGCGAATGTGTTGGCATGAAGTTATTGGCGTGGTCGTATCCAGAAAATAATGGTCTTGAAAAAATGGTTGATGAGCAAGGGCTGCATCCCATTACGTGTCTTTCGTCACTGCCAAACAGCGCTCTGATTGCCTTGCTCCATGAGGGCATTGTCTTGTGTGTTGATGTGCATAATCATAAAGATGTACTGCGTCGTGCGCATGTCAGCGAGGAACGGATAGGTGATATTTTGCAGGAATGTGACGAAATATGTCATCTCAAAAGATGA